The proteins below are encoded in one region of Aequorivita iocasae:
- a CDS encoding YceI family protein produces MNPFILSCLVFVLSLKGWTQNDFKTKTVQILASSELFIKGDTNISEFNCNFNTLYLGEFKHVTYSKKENEIRFKDAILSLKNKGFDCGNSAINKDFHSLLKTKEYPIITLELTEITLNEHKKGKAHVKITIAGTKKEYSFPIDFFSSPTNRYVGKLKLDIRDFNLEPPKKLFGLIVIDEKIEINFDLVAEIF; encoded by the coding sequence ATGAACCCTTTTATACTTTCCTGTTTGGTTTTTGTACTCAGCCTAAAGGGTTGGACACAAAATGATTTTAAGACAAAAACAGTTCAAATTCTTGCTAGTAGTGAACTTTTTATAAAAGGGGATACCAACATAAGCGAGTTTAACTGTAATTTTAATACCTTATATTTGGGTGAGTTTAAACATGTAACCTACTCCAAAAAAGAAAATGAAATCAGATTCAAGGATGCGATCCTTTCTTTAAAAAATAAGGGTTTTGATTGTGGCAATAGCGCTATAAATAAAGATTTTCATTCTCTGCTCAAAACTAAAGAGTATCCGATTATTACTCTTGAATTGACCGAAATAACTTTAAATGAACATAAAAAGGGCAAAGCTCACGTAAAAATTACCATTGCAGGAACAAAAAAAGAATATTCTTTTCCCATAGACTTTTTCTCTTCACCTACAAATCGTTATGTGGGTAAATTAAAATTGGACATTCGGGATTTTAATCTTGAACCTCCTAAAAAGTTGTTCGGGCTAATTGTAATTGATGAGAAGATTGAAATAAACTTTGATCTGGTGGCAGAAATTTTTTAA
- a CDS encoding universal stress protein, translating into MKNILLPTDFSKNSRNAIRYALKFFEAEKCTFHILNSQKTSGYITADVLYGAPGASVYEGILNDNKKELEKMVQYCESISEGEEFTFVPKIDFDNIVDAVNQAVALNNIDLIIMGSNGATGAAEVIFGSNTLKIIRNVDCPVIVIPEDFVFEKINSVLLSLNYQYDLAHKSLNIISEIVKKHNASLKILEIEEESIELSSQRNHTEEVFKEIGFERFSIKNIPASMAINAFEQLIPVQLHAMIVERKNFLDRFIFGSETSKIKYGSLVPLLVLHE; encoded by the coding sequence ATGAAAAACATACTCTTACCCACAGATTTTTCAAAAAACTCAAGGAATGCGATTAGGTATGCTCTGAAATTTTTTGAAGCTGAAAAGTGTACGTTTCATATTCTCAACTCGCAAAAAACTTCGGGCTATATAACTGCCGATGTTCTTTATGGTGCTCCTGGTGCATCGGTTTATGAAGGCATTTTGAACGATAATAAAAAGGAGCTGGAAAAAATGGTCCAATATTGTGAATCAATTTCGGAAGGAGAGGAATTCACCTTTGTTCCAAAAATTGATTTTGACAATATTGTGGATGCTGTAAACCAAGCTGTAGCGTTAAACAATATTGATTTAATAATAATGGGATCCAACGGTGCAACAGGTGCTGCAGAGGTTATTTTTGGAAGTAATACCTTGAAAATTATACGAAACGTGGATTGTCCCGTTATTGTGATTCCTGAAGATTTTGTTTTTGAAAAAATTAATTCTGTTTTGCTATCGCTAAATTATCAATATGATTTAGCACACAAATCGCTCAATATCATTTCGGAAATAGTAAAGAAACACAACGCCTCCTTAAAAATTCTTGAAATAGAGGAAGAAAGTATTGAACTGTCCTCGCAAAGGAACCATACTGAAGAGGTATTCAAAGAAATAGGTTTTGAACGTTTTTCTATTAAAAATATACCCGCATCAATGGCCATTAATGCCTTTGAGCAGTTAATTCCCGTTCAACTGCATGCCATGATAGTGGAGCGCAAAAATTTTCTCGATCGTTTTATATTTGGCTCAGAAACCTCAAAAATCAAATATGGGTCACTTGTACCACTGTTGGTACTTCACGAGTAA
- a CDS encoding cytochrome c has translation MKIIMKSLAAIAILTLISCGGKEEKKNDSIQIGQKPAATETPKEEPASTEKPSEMVDLTNKGIGPIKNVELSPEIDQAMAAKGMEVYKTKCMACHKPDKKFIGPAPTGILKRRTPEWIMNMILNPEEMTQKDPLAHELLKEFNGSPMANQGLSEEEARQVLEYFRTL, from the coding sequence ATGAAAATTATAATGAAATCCCTAGCCGCGATAGCAATCCTAACCTTGATAAGCTGTGGCGGAAAAGAAGAAAAAAAGAATGATAGCATCCAGATTGGCCAAAAGCCTGCAGCTACCGAAACCCCTAAAGAAGAACCAGCCTCAACGGAAAAACCTTCAGAGATGGTTGACTTAACCAATAAGGGTATTGGCCCAATTAAAAATGTAGAGCTTTCACCGGAAATAGACCAGGCAATGGCTGCCAAAGGAATGGAAGTTTATAAAACAAAATGTATGGCTTGCCACAAGCCCGACAAAAAGTTTATTGGTCCGGCACCAACTGGAATTTTAAAAAGACGAACTCCAGAGTGGATTATGAATATGATCTTAAACCCAGAGGAAATGACCCAAAAAGATCCGCTGGCGCACGAACTTTTAAAAGAGTTTAATGGTTCACCGATGGCAAATCAGGGACTCTCCGAAGAGGAAGCCAGACAAGTATTGGAATATTTTAGAACGCTTTAA
- a CDS encoding fasciclin domain-containing protein encodes MKTFIKLLFFSAAILVLAACKNESTEGNATVSDSAATPGSTSEKQGQAFIENDESKPNVLQIAIGSPDHSTLVAAVQAAELENALVNAGPLMVFAPTNAAFDALPAGTVEDLLKPENKDKLAYILKNHVTPGNYSKDFLKKFKKLGQASNENVSVEVKGDDVFVGGAKIIASVPAGNGIVHVVDKVILPAN; translated from the coding sequence ATGAAAACCTTTATTAAACTGCTATTTTTTTCAGCTGCGATCCTTGTTTTAGCAGCCTGTAAAAATGAATCTACCGAAGGTAATGCAACTGTTTCAGACAGTGCTGCAACGCCTGGCTCCACTTCAGAAAAACAAGGTCAGGCATTTATTGAGAATGACGAATCAAAACCGAATGTACTCCAAATTGCAATTGGCTCTCCAGACCACAGTACACTTGTAGCCGCAGTACAAGCAGCAGAATTGGAAAACGCTTTGGTGAATGCAGGGCCCTTAATGGTTTTTGCTCCTACCAATGCAGCCTTTGATGCATTGCCAGCGGGAACTGTGGAAGATCTTTTAAAGCCAGAAAACAAAGATAAACTGGCATATATTTTAAAAAACCATGTTACGCCGGGTAACTATTCCAAAGATTTTTTGAAGAAATTTAAAAAATTGGGACAGGCAAGCAATGAAAACGTTTCCGTGGAGGTAAAAGGAGATGATGTATTTGTGGGCGGTGCTAAAATTATAGCAAGCGTGCCAGCCGGTAACGGTATTGTACACGTGGTTGATAAAGTGATATTACCAGCAAACTAA
- the nosZ gene encoding Sec-dependent nitrous-oxide reductase — MRKTINILVSLIMVAGLVGCNNGGNKKGNKGQGGLATNAAEKVYVAPGEHDEFYAFISGGFSGQLSVYGLPSGRLFKVIPVFSQDAEKAWGYNEETKPMLETSFGFVPWDDSHHPDISQTNGELDGRWVFINGNNTPRIARIDLTTFETAEIIEIPNSAGNHSSSFITENTEYVVAGTRFSVPVPQRDMPIKEYKGNFKGALSFISVDQETGRMGIKFQLMMPGFDYDLSHPGRDKSHGWFFFTTYNTEEANTLLEVNASQNDKDFIAAVNWKKIEEYVNNGGGTKVPAKYAHNVYDDETHTATSTMMDEVLTVNPLDVPGAVYFLPTPKSPHGCDVDPTGEYIVGNGKLSADLTVHSFTKMLDAIENKKFDGEAYGIPILKFEDVLAGTVKQPGLGPLHTEFDGKGNAYTTFFISSEVVKWKVGTWEVVDRQPAYYSVGHGMIPGGNSRKPFGKYFVSMNKITKDRYLPTGPEVTQSAQLYDISGDKMELLLDFPTIGEPHYAAGIPADIVAKNSRQIFKLAENKHKYATLSDGDARVERNGNEVHIYMTMIRSHFNPDNIEGIKVGDKVYFHVTNHEQDYDVPHGVSMIGANTSELLIMPGQTETFVWEPKQAGVWPFYCTDFCSALHQEMQGYVRVSPAGSNTELKWSLGED, encoded by the coding sequence ATGAGAAAAACAATTAATATCTTGGTTTCACTTATTATGGTTGCCGGTTTGGTAGGCTGTAACAATGGTGGAAACAAAAAAGGAAACAAGGGGCAAGGTGGTTTAGCTACCAACGCCGCTGAAAAAGTGTATGTAGCTCCTGGGGAGCATGATGAATTTTACGCCTTTATTTCTGGAGGTTTTAGTGGGCAGCTTTCTGTTTATGGCTTACCATCAGGGCGTTTGTTCAAAGTGATTCCTGTCTTCTCCCAAGATGCTGAAAAAGCTTGGGGTTATAATGAGGAAACCAAACCAATGTTAGAAACTTCATTCGGTTTTGTGCCTTGGGATGATAGTCACCACCCAGACATTTCACAAACGAATGGTGAATTGGACGGACGTTGGGTATTCATAAACGGTAACAACACGCCGCGTATTGCACGTATTGATTTAACCACTTTTGAAACTGCTGAAATTATTGAAATTCCAAACAGTGCCGGTAACCACAGTTCTTCTTTCATTACAGAAAATACCGAATATGTTGTTGCAGGAACACGTTTTTCAGTGCCCGTGCCACAGCGAGATATGCCGATTAAGGAATATAAAGGAAACTTTAAAGGCGCCCTTTCATTTATTAGTGTAGATCAAGAAACCGGCCGAATGGGCATTAAATTCCAATTGATGATGCCTGGGTTTGATTACGACCTTTCGCACCCTGGACGCGATAAATCACACGGATGGTTCTTCTTTACAACCTATAACACTGAAGAGGCAAACACTCTGTTGGAAGTAAACGCTTCACAAAACGATAAAGACTTCATTGCAGCCGTAAACTGGAAGAAAATAGAAGAGTACGTAAACAATGGCGGCGGAACAAAAGTTCCAGCAAAATATGCGCACAATGTTTACGATGATGAAACACATACTGCCACCTCTACTATGATGGATGAAGTACTTACAGTTAATCCACTGGATGTTCCCGGAGCTGTTTACTTTCTTCCTACCCCTAAATCACCACACGGTTGTGACGTAGATCCTACGGGAGAATACATTGTAGGTAACGGAAAACTTTCTGCCGATTTAACAGTGCACTCGTTTACCAAAATGCTTGATGCAATCGAAAACAAGAAATTTGATGGGGAGGCTTACGGTATTCCAATCTTGAAATTTGAAGATGTACTTGCCGGGACTGTAAAACAACCAGGCTTAGGCCCATTGCACACCGAGTTTGATGGTAAAGGGAACGCTTATACAACATTCTTCATTTCTTCTGAAGTTGTAAAATGGAAAGTAGGAACTTGGGAAGTTGTAGATCGTCAGCCAGCATACTATTCCGTTGGGCACGGTATGATCCCTGGTGGAAACTCACGCAAGCCTTTTGGAAAGTATTTTGTGTCTATGAACAAGATTACGAAAGACCGCTACTTACCAACAGGACCAGAGGTTACCCAATCGGCCCAGCTGTATGATATTAGTGGCGATAAGATGGAACTTTTGCTGGATTTCCCAACAATTGGTGAGCCACACTACGCTGCCGGTATTCCAGCAGATATTGTTGCAAAAAATTCTAGACAAATATTTAAACTTGCCGAGAACAAGCACAAATATGCCACACTTTCTGATGGCGATGCAAGGGTAGAGCGCAATGGAAACGAAGTTCATATTTATATGACGATGATTCGAAGTCACTTCAATCCAGATAATATTGAAGGTATAAAAGTGGGCGACAAAGTTTATTTCCACGTCACAAATCACGAGCAAGATTACGACGTGCCCCACGGTGTGAGCATGATTGGGGCAAATACTTCTGAATTGCTTATTATGCCAGGCCAGACCGAAACCTTTGTTTGGGAGCCTAAACAGGCCGGAGTATGGCCGTTTTATTGTACTGATTTCTGTTCTGCGCTGCACCAAGAAATGCAAGGGTATGTTCGCGTAAGCCCAGCAGGTTCCAATACAGAGCTTAAATGGTCTTTAGGAGAAGATTAA
- a CDS encoding nitrous oxide reductase accessory protein NosL, giving the protein MKLFFLLSIITVLLVSCNVSPQHIEYGTDACHYCNMTIVDRQHAAQLVTTKGKAFKYDAIECMVHSLQDDKNDSEIALYLVADFNQAGQLIDATMAFYLVSEQITSPMGANLSAFENEKSAQNAKQKFTGEVFSWEKIQKHLKQ; this is encoded by the coding sequence ATGAAACTTTTTTTCTTGTTAAGTATAATTACCGTGTTGCTTGTATCGTGCAACGTAAGTCCACAGCATATAGAATATGGAACCGACGCCTGCCACTACTGTAATATGACCATTGTGGACCGTCAACACGCGGCACAGCTTGTGACGACTAAAGGAAAAGCCTTTAAATATGATGCCATTGAGTGTATGGTCCATTCCTTACAGGATGATAAAAATGATTCAGAAATTGCGCTCTATTTAGTTGCCGATTTTAACCAAGCAGGGCAGTTGATAGACGCTACTATGGCTTTCTATCTAGTGAGTGAACAAATTACCAGCCCCATGGGTGCAAATCTTTCTGCTTTTGAAAATGAAAAATCTGCCCAAAACGCAAAGCAAAAATTTACTGGAGAAGTATTTTCTTGGGAAAAAATTCAAAAGCATTTAAAACAATAA
- a CDS encoding nitrous oxide reductase family maturation protein NosD: MKRTLQIFTFIFFVFYFAQGWTKTITVCQNCTIKTIQEGINQASEGDTVVVKKGRYPEFNITIDKSLILLGENLPIIDGLDKGEIIKIVADNVTVDGFKIINVGTSYTSDYAAVRVIKKDGFLIQNLELEKLFFGIYLEKANNGKVLNNTIKGDAVNEYNSGNGIQLWYCKNVEVSGNNVQNVRDGIYLEFSDNIIISHNLSRNNLRYGLHFMFSNNDIYEYNTFENNGAGVAVMFSKFIEMNNNVFMENWGTAAFGLLLKEINDAKITNNVFKENTVGINIEGSNRIAYKNNNFISNGWAIKVRGACYTNIFENNNFLYNSFDISYNSNLNDNKFSHNFWSNYTGYDLDKNGIGDVPYRPVKLFSYIVNRTPETIILLRSLFIDIIDFSEKVSPVFTPDNLVDENPKMKPIKHDRS, encoded by the coding sequence TTGAAACGCACACTTCAAATATTCACTTTTATTTTCTTTGTTTTTTATTTCGCTCAAGGCTGGACAAAAACAATAACTGTTTGCCAGAACTGTACAATAAAAACAATTCAGGAAGGAATAAACCAGGCTTCGGAAGGAGATACGGTTGTGGTGAAAAAAGGAAGATACCCAGAATTTAATATAACCATAGACAAAAGCCTTATTTTGCTGGGAGAAAACCTTCCCATTATTGATGGTCTTGACAAAGGCGAAATCATCAAAATTGTGGCAGACAATGTTACTGTTGATGGTTTTAAAATTATAAACGTGGGCACGAGCTATACTTCAGATTACGCTGCGGTTAGAGTAATAAAAAAAGATGGTTTTTTGATCCAAAATCTGGAACTCGAAAAACTTTTCTTTGGAATATATCTAGAAAAAGCCAATAACGGAAAAGTGCTGAATAACACCATAAAAGGCGATGCCGTGAACGAATACAATTCCGGCAACGGCATACAGCTTTGGTACTGCAAGAATGTTGAGGTTAGTGGAAACAACGTTCAGAACGTTCGCGACGGAATCTATCTGGAATTTTCAGACAATATTATAATCAGCCACAATCTTAGCCGGAACAACCTGCGGTACGGGCTGCACTTTATGTTCAGCAACAACGATATTTATGAATACAATACTTTTGAGAACAATGGGGCAGGTGTGGCAGTCATGTTTTCGAAATTTATTGAAATGAATAATAATGTCTTTATGGAAAATTGGGGAACTGCTGCTTTCGGACTTCTTTTGAAAGAAATTAACGATGCCAAAATAACAAACAATGTTTTTAAAGAGAACACCGTGGGAATAAACATTGAAGGCAGCAACCGTATTGCTTATAAAAACAATAATTTCATAAGTAATGGTTGGGCAATAAAAGTGCGCGGTGCTTGCTACACCAACATTTTTGAGAATAATAATTTCCTGTATAATTCTTTCGATATTTCATACAATAGCAACCTGAACGACAATAAGTTTAGCCATAATTTTTGGAGCAATTATACGGGTTACGATTTGGATAAAAATGGCATTGGCGATGTACCGTACCGTCCCGTAAAACTGTTTTCCTATATCGTAAACCGTACTCCGGAAACCATCATTCTGCTGCGAAGCCTGTTTATAGACATTATAGATTTTTCAGAAAAAGTTTCCCCCGTTTTTACTCCTGATAATTTGGTAGACGAAAACCCAAAAATGAAGCCCATAAAACATGATAGAAGTTAA
- a CDS encoding ABC transporter ATP-binding protein, with the protein MIEVKNLYKKFGKNEVLKGIDLTIDRGGIFSVLGPNGSGKTTLIKCILGMVLPDSGQIFIDGKPLKNNFKYRNEIDYLPQIANFPGNLKVSELIDMIKDLRDAKATKDVELIELFKLQPFLNKKLANLSGGTKQKVNLVLTFMFDSPLIILDEPTSGLDPISHLRLKNLIFSEREKGKTILVTSHILSFVEEIADEIVFLLEGKIYFKGSIPDLKAKTEQPDFEHAIASILSSSYA; encoded by the coding sequence ATGATAGAAGTTAAGAATTTATATAAAAAATTTGGCAAGAACGAAGTGCTCAAGGGCATCGACCTCACTATTGATCGCGGTGGAATATTTTCCGTACTCGGCCCAAACGGGTCTGGAAAAACCACGCTCATAAAATGTATTTTGGGAATGGTTTTGCCAGATTCGGGACAAATTTTCATCGATGGGAAACCGTTGAAAAACAATTTCAAGTACCGAAATGAAATAGACTATCTGCCACAAATAGCAAACTTTCCGGGCAATTTGAAAGTGAGCGAACTTATTGATATGATCAAGGATCTGCGCGATGCCAAAGCAACAAAAGATGTAGAATTGATCGAACTGTTCAAACTGCAACCTTTTCTCAATAAAAAACTGGCAAACCTTTCCGGCGGCACGAAACAAAAGGTGAATTTGGTACTGACATTTATGTTTGACAGTCCTTTGATAATCCTTGATGAGCCCACGAGCGGTCTCGATCCAATTTCACATTTACGGTTAAAGAATCTAATTTTTTCCGAAAGGGAAAAAGGCAAAACTATTTTGGTAACCTCACACATTTTAAGTTTTGTGGAAGAAATTGCCGACGAGATTGTTTTTCTTTTGGAAGGAAAAATTTATTTCAAGGGTAGTATTCCAGATTTGAAGGCAAAGACCGAACAACCCGATTTTGAACACGCCATAGCCTCCATTTTATCCTCAAGTTATGCTTAA
- a CDS encoding ABC transporter permease, with protein sequence MLKILKYSFYDLMRSRWSYVYFLFYLLLGVVLLFLNNDLSKAVITLMNVIIILVPLIGTIFGVMYYYNSREFTELLLAQPVKRSSIFLGQYFGVATSLSMSLVIGLGMPFVFYGIFNSSAIWDFSLLLVTGAFLTFIFTALAFVIALSNENKIKGFGYAILLWLFMAVIYDGIFLMSLLYFEDYPLDKFSLIATMLNPVDLSRVLILLKLDISALLGYTGAVFQKFFGTSLGLTLSSVLLTLWVLVPTFFIWRIAKRKDF encoded by the coding sequence ATGCTTAAAATATTAAAATACAGTTTTTACGATTTAATGCGCAGCCGCTGGAGCTACGTCTATTTTCTCTTCTATTTATTGCTTGGCGTTGTACTTCTATTTTTGAACAACGATCTATCAAAAGCGGTGATAACCCTAATGAACGTTATCATTATTTTGGTGCCGCTCATCGGGACCATTTTTGGGGTCATGTATTATTACAACTCCCGCGAATTTACCGAACTGCTTTTGGCACAGCCCGTAAAACGTAGTTCTATTTTTCTCGGTCAATATTTTGGAGTGGCAACCTCCCTCTCCATGAGTTTGGTCATTGGCCTCGGAATGCCTTTCGTTTTCTACGGCATTTTTAACAGTAGCGCTATTTGGGATTTTTCACTCTTGCTTGTAACCGGCGCGTTTTTGACCTTCATTTTTACCGCGTTGGCTTTTGTGATAGCACTTTCAAACGAGAATAAAATCAAAGGTTTTGGTTACGCCATACTTTTGTGGTTGTTTATGGCAGTAATTTATGATGGCATCTTTTTAATGTCGCTATTATATTTTGAGGATTATCCGTTGGATAAATTTTCACTTATCGCAACCATGCTAAACCCGGTAGATCTTTCGCGGGTTTTGATACTTTTAAAACTTGATATTTCTGCCCTTTTGGGATATACCGGTGCCGTTTTTCAGAAATTTTTTGGAACCAGTTTAGGTTTGACGCTCTCTTCTGTATTGTTGACCTTATGGGTTTTAGTTCCTACTTTCTTTATTTGGAGAATTGCTAAGCGGAAGGATTTTTAA
- a CDS encoding acetate--CoA ligase family protein codes for MVNNQLLNPKSIAIIGASNDTKKPGGNMLKNILAGGFAGNLYAVNPKEERVQGIKSFSEVKEIPETDLAILAIPAKYCPETVKILAEEKNTKAFIIISAGFGEAGEQGKQWEQQIVLTVNSVDGCLIGPNCIGVITENYKGVFTAPVPQFNPKGCDLISGSGATAVFIMEAGMALGVSFVNVFSVGNAAQTGVEDILEYMDENFDAEKDPLIKLLYLETISNPQKLLKHASSLIKKGAKIAAIKAGSTTEGSRAATSHTGAIASSDMTVRALFHKAGIVYCSSREELLSVASIFNYKKLEGKNIAIITHAGGSAVMLADELSKGGLKVPEISGPDAEKLKTFLYPGSSVANPIDFLATGTAEQLGIIIDYCEHKFDNIDAMAVVFGSPGLFDVENVYNVLSVKLEICNKPIFPVLPSVVNAQREIQSFLKKGHINFPDEVVLGKALSQVFNTPEPVSEAISLPKIDIEKIRGVIDTASEGYLDAPQTQKLLDAAGIPRVMELVENSKENLLAAMDSLEFPVVMKVVGPLHKSDAKGVVLNITSKEEVSETFDRLMQIDSARAVMVQPQLAGLELFVGVMKEPGFNHTILCGLGGIFIEVLNDVSAGLSPISKNEAQQMVQSLRGYKLIQGARGREGVDENQFVEIIQRLSALAEAVPEITEMDINPLIGTWKSIVAVDARVRLR; via the coding sequence ATGGTCAACAACCAACTACTAAATCCGAAAAGTATCGCCATAATCGGTGCTTCCAATGATACCAAAAAGCCCGGTGGCAATATGCTTAAAAATATTCTTGCCGGAGGGTTTGCGGGAAATCTTTACGCGGTGAACCCAAAGGAAGAAAGGGTTCAAGGCATAAAGAGTTTTTCTGAAGTAAAGGAAATTCCCGAAACTGACCTCGCCATTCTTGCCATTCCCGCAAAATATTGTCCCGAAACGGTAAAAATTTTAGCCGAAGAAAAAAACACGAAGGCTTTTATAATCATTTCCGCAGGTTTTGGCGAAGCGGGCGAACAGGGAAAACAATGGGAACAGCAGATAGTTTTGACAGTCAATTCGGTTGATGGTTGCCTGATTGGCCCAAACTGCATCGGCGTAATCACCGAAAATTACAAAGGCGTTTTTACCGCTCCCGTGCCGCAGTTCAACCCAAAGGGTTGCGACCTCATTTCGGGGTCGGGCGCCACGGCAGTCTTTATTATGGAAGCCGGAATGGCGCTGGGCGTTTCCTTCGTGAACGTATTTTCCGTTGGAAATGCAGCCCAGACGGGCGTTGAGGATATTTTGGAATATATGGACGAAAACTTCGATGCCGAAAAAGACCCGTTGATTAAATTGCTGTATCTCGAAACTATTTCCAATCCGCAAAAGCTGCTGAAACACGCTTCGTCCCTCATAAAAAAAGGTGCGAAAATAGCGGCCATTAAAGCAGGGAGCACTACCGAAGGAAGTCGTGCCGCCACTTCGCATACTGGAGCGATTGCGAGTAGCGATATGACGGTGCGCGCACTATTCCACAAAGCGGGGATTGTGTATTGCAGCAGCCGCGAGGAACTGTTGAGCGTGGCCTCAATTTTCAACTACAAAAAACTGGAGGGGAAAAACATTGCCATCATTACCCACGCCGGCGGGTCGGCGGTGATGCTGGCCGATGAGCTTTCAAAAGGCGGCCTAAAAGTTCCCGAAATATCCGGACCTGATGCCGAAAAGCTGAAAACCTTTCTCTACCCCGGCTCTTCCGTAGCCAACCCCATCGATTTTTTGGCCACGGGCACTGCCGAACAATTGGGTATCATCATCGATTACTGCGAACACAAATTTGACAACATAGACGCGATGGCCGTGGTTTTCGGCAGTCCGGGACTTTTTGATGTGGAAAATGTTTATAATGTGTTGAGCGTCAAACTCGAAATCTGTAACAAGCCCATTTTTCCTGTGCTGCCTTCCGTGGTGAATGCGCAACGTGAAATTCAATCATTTTTGAAGAAAGGGCACATCAACTTCCCCGATGAAGTGGTTTTGGGGAAAGCTCTCTCCCAGGTTTTCAATACGCCGGAACCTGTTTCCGAAGCAATTTCACTCCCGAAAATTGACATCGAAAAAATACGAGGCGTTATCGATACGGCCTCCGAGGGTTATTTGGATGCCCCCCAAACGCAGAAGCTGTTAGATGCGGCTGGAATTCCACGGGTTATGGAACTGGTGGAAAATTCAAAGGAAAACCTGCTCGCCGCGATGGATTCCCTGGAATTTCCTGTGGTGATGAAAGTTGTGGGTCCACTCCACAAAAGTGATGCAAAAGGTGTAGTGCTGAACATTACTTCCAAAGAAGAAGTTTCGGAAACCTTTGATAGGCTGATGCAAATAGATTCCGCAAGGGCAGTAATGGTACAGCCGCAACTGGCGGGACTGGAACTGTTTGTGGGCGTAATGAAAGAGCCAGGTTTCAACCATACTATACTTTGCGGTTTGGGCGGGATATTTATAGAAGTGCTGAACGATGTTTCGGCGGGTTTAAGCCCTATTTCAAAAAACGAAGCCCAGCAAATGGTCCAATCGCTTCGCGGGTATAAACTCATTCAGGGTGCGCGGGGCCGAGAGGGCGTTGACGAAAACCAATTTGTGGAAATCATCCAACGGCTTTCGGCTTTGGCAGAAGCTGTCCCGGAAATTACCGAAATGGACATCAATCCCTTGATTGGCACCTGGAAAAGTATTGTTGCTGTTGATGCGCGGGTGCGACTAAGATGA
- a CDS encoding c-type cytochrome — MAILLALFGFYNYVIYNTDGYVAVEKLSPVAVKGQQLFQSNRCWSCHQLYGLGGYLGPDLTNVYSTEGKGPNYIKAFLNSGVKSMPQFHFTEEEKDALVEYLKQVDETGIYPNYDAEIEATGWVKIKYRNEE; from the coding sequence ATGGCGATTTTGCTCGCCCTTTTCGGCTTTTATAACTATGTAATCTATAATACCGACGGCTACGTGGCCGTCGAAAAGTTATCTCCAGTGGCAGTGAAAGGCCAGCAGCTGTTCCAAAGCAACCGTTGTTGGTCCTGTCACCAATTGTACGGTTTGGGCGGATATTTGGGTCCCGATTTAACCAACGTGTATTCTACAGAAGGCAAAGGCCCAAACTATATAAAAGCGTTTTTGAACAGCGGGGTGAAGAGTATGCCGCAATTCCATTTTACCGAAGAAGAAAAGGATGCCCTCGTGGAATACCTGAAACAGGTGGATGAAACGGGCATTTATCCAAATTATGACGCCGAGATTGAGGCCACGGGCTGGGTTAAAATAAAGTATCGAAATGAAGAATAA